CCGGCATCCCCTCCAGCTTCTCCGAGTCGCCGCCCAGCGGTTCACCGGGTGCCGGGGGTAGCCTCTGTCGGATGCGACGCAGAGCCCTCCGGACCCTCACCGCCGCCGTGACCGCCGTCCTCCTGGCGGCCGGTGCGTCGGCGTGCTCGGGGCAGGCGGACGACGGGAGGCCCGCTGCCGCCGTGCCGTCGCCCGCGCCGACCGCCACGGCGACGCCCGACCCGTTCCCCACGGAGCCGCTGAGCTCCGGCACCCGCTACGTTGCGCTCGGCGACTCCTTCGCGGCGGGGATGGGCGGTGGCGACGAGCAGGGCAAGTGCCGCACCAGCCCGCACTCCTACCCGTCCGTCTTCACGAAGGAGGCGGGCGTCGACCTGATCGTCAACGCGGCCTGCGCCGGGGCGACCACGGGCGACCTCCTTCGGCGCCAGCTGATCGCGATCGACGACCGCACCGATCTGATCACGCTCAGCATCGGCGGCAACGACCTGGGCGTGGCGGCCGTCGCCGCCGACTGCTCCGCCGGCAAGGCCGTCGCCTGCCGCAACGAGCTCTCGTCCGCGCTGTCGCTGCTCGACGTGCTGCCGCAGCGCCTCTCGACCGTGTACTCGGCCGTGGCGCAGGCGGCGCCGAACGCCCGCATCGTCGTGACCGGGTAC
The sequence above is a segment of the Leifsonia williamsii genome. Coding sequences within it:
- a CDS encoding SGNH/GDSL hydrolase family protein codes for the protein MRRRALRTLTAAVTAVLLAAGASACSGQADDGRPAAAVPSPAPTATATPDPFPTEPLSSGTRYVALGDSFAAGMGGGDEQGKCRTSPHSYPSVFTKEAGVDLIVNAACAGATTGDLLRRQLIAIDDRTDLITLSIGGNDLGVAAVAADCSAGKAVACRNELSSALSLLDVLPQRLSTVYSAVAQAAPNARIVVTGYVVMYDPGSTSGKDFGLRTAINAATVGLNQVIEDAVDAQRAKGVPMEFVRVDFAGHLLGDRDPWINQTGADAFHPTAEGYAQYAKTLVKELGTAE